In one Mycobacterium heckeshornense genomic region, the following are encoded:
- a CDS encoding FAD-binding protein has product MTDPFDHVVDVLVVGSGGGGMTAALAADASGLDTLIVEKSSYFGGSTALSGGGIWVPGAPAQRREGYCPSPNDVFEYLRQITGGLVSDARLRQYVEAAPVMMEFLEQTSPWLEFVWKPGYADYYPELPGGSALGSTINVPAIDLRTLGDDEQHLLAPLALAPKGIWLGPKDLRLFYQIRQNWRGKAVLAKLIWRMARAKLFGERMAAIGQSLAARLRLALKERGIPLWLNAPMTELITDGVGTVIGAVVERNGSAQRIGARRGVILATGGFDHDLQWRRRYLPVLEKDWSFGNPLATGDGIRAGEKVGGSTELLDEAWWFPAIQWPDGRLQFMLNERMMPSQFVVNGMGKRFVNEAAPYMDFAHAMIEGQRSGVSHIPCWLITDIRSFHRYVIAGHLPIPKVPFAPVPTGRKVPRAWLQSGVVHEGYSWEELAGKIDVPAEALRRTAERFNELARRGHDDDFNRGDSAYDNYYGDPTLPNPNLYPLTKPPYYAFQIILGDLGTSGGLRTDEYARVLRGDDSVVKGLYAVGNTAAPVMGRSYAGAGATIGPAMTFGYVAAKHIASETTTAAIESTSQRRS; this is encoded by the coding sequence ATGACTGACCCGTTCGATCATGTCGTCGACGTGCTCGTGGTCGGTTCGGGCGGCGGTGGGATGACCGCCGCGCTGGCCGCCGACGCATCGGGGCTTGACACCCTGATCGTGGAAAAATCTTCTTATTTCGGAGGGTCGACCGCGCTCTCAGGCGGCGGTATTTGGGTGCCCGGCGCGCCGGCGCAGAGGCGAGAAGGCTATTGCCCTTCTCCGAATGATGTTTTCGAATACCTGCGCCAGATCACCGGCGGCCTGGTCAGTGACGCCCGCCTACGGCAGTATGTCGAGGCTGCTCCGGTGATGATGGAGTTTCTGGAGCAAACGAGTCCGTGGTTGGAGTTCGTGTGGAAGCCCGGCTACGCCGACTATTATCCAGAGCTACCCGGAGGTTCGGCGCTGGGCAGCACGATCAACGTGCCGGCCATCGACCTTCGCACACTGGGCGACGACGAGCAGCACCTGCTGGCCCCGCTTGCCCTCGCGCCGAAAGGAATTTGGCTGGGTCCCAAGGATCTTCGTCTTTTCTATCAGATCCGCCAGAATTGGCGCGGCAAAGCGGTTCTGGCGAAGCTGATTTGGCGGATGGCGAGAGCAAAACTGTTCGGCGAGCGGATGGCCGCAATTGGGCAGTCGCTGGCAGCGCGGCTCCGGCTGGCGCTGAAGGAGCGCGGAATCCCACTGTGGCTGAACGCTCCGATGACGGAGCTGATCACCGACGGCGTCGGCACGGTCATCGGCGCCGTGGTCGAGCGCAACGGGTCGGCGCAACGGATCGGTGCGCGCCGCGGGGTCATCCTGGCCACCGGAGGCTTCGACCATGACTTGCAGTGGCGCAGGCGGTATCTGCCTGTGTTGGAGAAGGACTGGAGTTTCGGTAACCCGCTCGCCACTGGTGACGGGATCCGGGCAGGGGAGAAGGTCGGTGGCTCCACCGAACTACTCGATGAGGCGTGGTGGTTCCCGGCCATTCAGTGGCCGGACGGGCGCCTGCAATTCATGCTCAACGAGCGCATGATGCCCTCGCAATTCGTGGTCAACGGCATGGGCAAGCGATTCGTGAACGAAGCAGCGCCGTACATGGACTTTGCGCACGCCATGATCGAGGGCCAGCGCTCCGGTGTCAGCCACATCCCGTGCTGGCTGATCACCGACATCCGATCGTTTCACCGTTACGTCATTGCCGGGCATCTCCCGATCCCGAAGGTGCCTTTCGCACCGGTTCCCACCGGCCGGAAGGTGCCCAGAGCATGGCTGCAATCCGGGGTTGTCCATGAGGGCTACAGCTGGGAGGAACTCGCCGGCAAGATCGATGTGCCCGCCGAGGCGTTGCGGCGCACCGCCGAGCGGTTCAACGAGCTGGCGCGCCGGGGCCATGACGACGACTTCAACCGCGGGGATTCGGCCTACGACAACTACTACGGCGACCCCACCCTTCCCAACCCCAACCTGTACCCACTGACCAAGCCGCCCTACTACGCGTTTCAGATCATTCTCGGCGACCTCGGCACCTCGGGCGGTCTGCGCACCGACGAGTACGCCCGGGTATTGCGCGGCGACGACAGTGTGGTGAAAGGCCTTTACGCAGTGGGAAATACGGCTGCGCCAGTGATGGGCCGTAGCTATGCCGGCGCTGGTGCCACCATCGGTCCGGCAATGACATTCGGTTATGTCGCGGCAAAGCACATCGCCAGCGAAACCACGACCGCCGCTATCGAATCGACGTCACAACGGAGGAGTTAG
- a CDS encoding LLM class flavin-dependent oxidoreductase, which produces MKVSLFYEFPLPRPWAPDDEHTLFQDGLEEVELADKAGFSTVWLTEHHFLEEYCHSTAPEIFLAAASQRTKNIRLGFGIMHLPPPVNHPARVAERIATLDLLSNGRVEFGTGESSSVGELGGFGIDPADKRAMWEEALEVAVRCMTEEPFTGFKGRHVEMPPRNVVPKPLQKPHPPVWVACTRPASVQMAAQKCIGALSFAYTGPGPLTERVNGYYKELEEHGAPVTPQINPNILAIGGDLSMMVAPTDEQAVERIGKGGGFFAFGIMHYYMTGMHTPGRTGVWKRYLEEVEKDPTLAYGPGRGPIGSPATVREFLRGYEESGVDELILLLTPRTHEATMESIELMGKHVLPEFIERDEKARADKAKRLKPIIDKVEARRRASQTPEFDESYAFGGLPTGRDHYTANEVSLAMDEMNAGIEQAAKRLKQEGWASRNPSADQQRTT; this is translated from the coding sequence ATGAAAGTCTCGCTTTTCTACGAATTTCCGCTGCCGCGTCCGTGGGCACCTGACGACGAGCACACGCTATTTCAGGACGGCCTGGAGGAGGTCGAACTGGCGGACAAGGCCGGGTTTTCCACTGTGTGGCTCACCGAGCACCACTTCCTCGAGGAGTACTGTCATTCCACCGCGCCGGAGATCTTTCTCGCCGCAGCAAGCCAACGGACCAAGAACATTCGGCTCGGCTTCGGGATCATGCACCTTCCGCCGCCCGTCAACCACCCTGCCCGAGTCGCCGAACGCATCGCCACCCTCGACCTGCTCTCCAACGGGCGGGTGGAATTCGGCACCGGTGAATCGTCGTCGGTCGGTGAATTGGGAGGGTTCGGGATCGACCCCGCCGACAAGCGGGCCATGTGGGAGGAGGCGCTGGAGGTCGCAGTACGCTGTATGACCGAGGAGCCGTTCACCGGGTTCAAGGGCCGCCACGTCGAGATGCCGCCCCGCAACGTCGTACCCAAGCCGCTGCAAAAGCCGCACCCGCCGGTGTGGGTTGCCTGCACGCGACCCGCCTCGGTGCAGATGGCCGCGCAGAAATGCATCGGCGCGCTGAGTTTCGCCTATACCGGCCCAGGCCCGCTGACCGAACGCGTCAACGGCTACTACAAGGAGTTGGAGGAGCACGGCGCTCCCGTGACGCCGCAGATAAATCCGAACATCCTCGCGATCGGCGGTGACCTGTCAATGATGGTCGCCCCCACCGATGAGCAGGCCGTCGAACGCATTGGAAAAGGCGGCGGATTCTTCGCATTCGGGATCATGCATTACTACATGACCGGTATGCACACACCGGGTCGGACCGGCGTCTGGAAGAGATATCTCGAAGAAGTCGAGAAAGATCCGACGCTTGCCTACGGACCCGGCCGCGGCCCGATCGGCAGCCCCGCCACGGTGCGGGAGTTCCTGCGCGGCTACGAGGAAAGCGGCGTCGACGAGCTCATCCTGCTGCTCACCCCGCGCACCCACGAGGCGACCATGGAATCGATCGAGCTGATGGGCAAGCATGTGCTGCCGGAATTCATCGAGCGCGACGAGAAGGCCAGGGCCGATAAGGCGAAGCGGCTCAAGCCCATCATCGACAAGGTCGAAGCGCGTCGGCGTGCATCTCAGACTCCCGAATTCGACGAGAGCTACGCGTTCGGCGGCCTGCCCACCGGTCGAGACCACTACACCGCGAACGAGGTGTCCTTGGCGATGGACGAGATGAACGCCGGCATCGAGCAGGCCGCCAAGAGACTCAAGCAGGAAGGCTGGGCCAGCCGAAACCCATCTGCCGACCAGCAGCGAACGACGTGA
- a CDS encoding coniferyl-alcohol dehydrogenase, whose product MGQIDELWRYDGRRAVVTGCSSGIGAQVVHQLTELGADVVGLDLQPPTFDISEFVELDLADPASIDCAAASIGDRVDALFNVAGVSSGIGDPLRVVTINFLGLRQLTEALTPTMPAGSSVVSVSSLAAAAYREHHEQVAGLLHTRTMAEGIDWCRAQRDALADGGYRLSKEAVILYTMKNTVPLGVRGIRINCTGPGVTETPILGQLRNAYGQQYLDNITKPLGRNAEPAEQAAVLVFLNSRAASYITGQVVWVDGGNIGAAIGRDLEKGRVRWPA is encoded by the coding sequence ATGGGACAGATCGACGAACTTTGGCGCTACGACGGCCGCAGGGCGGTGGTGACCGGGTGCTCGTCGGGCATCGGTGCGCAGGTCGTGCATCAGCTCACCGAGCTCGGTGCCGACGTGGTCGGACTGGATCTGCAGCCCCCGACATTCGACATCAGCGAATTTGTCGAACTTGACCTGGCCGACCCCGCGTCAATCGACTGCGCCGCCGCCTCGATCGGTGATCGGGTCGATGCGCTGTTCAACGTCGCCGGTGTCTCCTCGGGAATCGGTGACCCGCTGCGGGTGGTCACCATCAACTTCCTCGGTCTGCGCCAGCTCACCGAGGCGCTCACCCCTACGATGCCGGCGGGGTCGAGCGTCGTGAGCGTGTCTTCGTTAGCGGCCGCCGCGTACCGGGAGCATCACGAACAGGTGGCCGGCCTCTTGCATACCCGGACGATGGCCGAGGGGATAGATTGGTGTCGCGCTCAACGGGATGCATTGGCCGACGGGGGCTACCGGTTATCGAAAGAGGCGGTCATCCTCTACACGATGAAGAACACCGTGCCTTTGGGCGTTCGAGGTATTCGCATCAACTGCACCGGCCCGGGAGTCACCGAAACCCCGATACTCGGTCAGCTGCGCAACGCCTACGGTCAGCAATACCTCGACAACATCACCAAACCACTGGGCCGCAATGCTGAACCCGCCGAACAGGCCGCGGTGCTGGTGTTCCTCAACAGTCGGGCCGCCAGCTACATCACCGGCCAAGTCGTATGGGTCGACGGCGGCAATATCGGTGCCGCCATCGGCCGCGACCTGGAGAAGGGACGGGTCCGGTGGCCAGCTTGA
- a CDS encoding NADPH-dependent FMN reductase: MTQSIGPLVVGVGGTLRSNSSTERALRHCLASVERQGGRVRLYCGADIELPMYNPHDPARTPKAVELISALREADAVVVGSPGYHGGVSGLVKNALDYIEDMRDDSRVYLDNKPWGCISCAYGWQAAVGTLDQLRAIGHALRAWPTPLGVAINSADQIWDETGELVDAGVRSQLELLASQVLTFARSTGISGPN, encoded by the coding sequence ATGACGCAAAGCATTGGGCCATTGGTCGTCGGGGTCGGAGGCACCCTGCGCTCGAACTCATCGACGGAACGAGCGCTGCGGCACTGCCTGGCATCGGTGGAAAGACAAGGGGGGCGTGTCAGATTGTATTGCGGCGCCGACATCGAACTGCCGATGTACAACCCGCACGACCCGGCCCGCACCCCGAAAGCGGTCGAACTCATCAGCGCGCTGCGGGAGGCCGACGCCGTCGTCGTCGGCTCGCCGGGCTACCACGGTGGCGTCTCCGGGCTGGTGAAGAACGCGCTGGACTACATCGAGGACATGCGCGACGATTCCCGGGTCTACCTCGACAACAAGCCATGGGGGTGCATCAGCTGCGCCTACGGATGGCAGGCGGCCGTGGGCACGCTCGATCAGCTGCGAGCCATCGGGCACGCGCTGCGCGCCTGGCCCACTCCGCTGGGCGTCGCGATCAACTCTGCCGACCAGATCTGGGACGAAACGGGTGAACTCGTCGACGCCGGGGTGCGCAGCCAGCTCGAATTGCTGGCGTCGCAGGTGCTGACCTTCGCGCGCTCCACCGGGATCTCGGGCCCCAACTGA
- a CDS encoding alpha/beta fold hydrolase — MLVDGLVTSYLEAGRGDPVVLLHGGEFGASAEIGWERNIAALAEQHRVLAPDLLGFGESAKVIDFNDGRGMRIRHVARFCTELGIDAAHFVGNSMGAIMLLTDATSNSPRLPMRSMVVICGGGEIQRNRYMRALYEYDATLPAMRRIVEALFYDARYPADDEYVRRRYESSTVPGAWEAVAAARFRRPGAPPPPTPSSARPYERVGVPTLVVEGGGDKLLPAGWAAEIAKQIDRAGWQVVERAGHCPQIEKADVVNELLLEFFDQLR; from the coding sequence ATGCTGGTCGACGGGCTTGTCACCAGTTATCTGGAAGCCGGGCGCGGCGACCCGGTGGTGTTGCTGCATGGCGGCGAATTTGGCGCTAGTGCCGAAATCGGTTGGGAACGCAACATTGCCGCGCTCGCCGAGCAGCATCGTGTACTGGCCCCGGACCTGCTGGGCTTTGGCGAATCGGCGAAAGTCATCGACTTCAACGACGGGCGCGGTATGCGGATCCGGCATGTGGCCCGATTCTGCACCGAGCTGGGCATCGACGCCGCGCACTTCGTGGGCAATTCGATGGGTGCCATCATGCTGCTCACCGACGCCACGTCGAATTCGCCGCGGTTGCCGATGCGCAGCATGGTGGTGATCTGCGGGGGTGGCGAAATCCAGCGCAATCGCTACATGCGGGCGCTCTACGAGTACGACGCGACGCTGCCGGCGATGCGCCGCATCGTTGAGGCGCTGTTTTACGACGCCCGCTATCCCGCCGACGACGAGTACGTGCGGCGCCGTTACGAGTCGAGCACCGTGCCGGGAGCATGGGAAGCGGTGGCCGCGGCCCGGTTCCGCCGTCCGGGCGCGCCGCCCCCGCCGACGCCGTCGAGCGCACGCCCCTATGAGCGCGTCGGCGTGCCGACACTGGTCGTGGAGGGCGGCGGCGACAAACTCCTTCCCGCCGGTTGGGCCGCCGAAATCGCCAAGCAGATCGACCGCGCAGGTTGGCAGGTGGTCGAGCGAGCCGGGCACTGCCCGCAAATCGAAAAGGCCGACGTCGTCAATGAACTCCTGCTCGAGTTCTTCGATCAGTTACGGTGA
- the pstS gene encoding phosphate ABC transporter substrate-binding protein PstS, which produces MSLLAISALVLAGCSGKTTSSSSDANSGSVTVNCGGKKKLHASGSTAQVHAIEQFVYAYIRACPGYTLDYAANGSGKGVEEFVSNETDLAGSDKPLDPSKGQPDRAAARCGSPAWDLPAVFGPIAITYNIKDVSTLNLDAPTIAKIFNGGITMWNDPAIKALNGDTNLPATPIHVIFRSDKSGTTANFQDYLDAASDGAWGKGTGEVFNGGVGDGYNGNDGTSAAVKSTDGAITYNEWSYAVGRQLSMAQIITSAGPDPVAITTDSVGKTIAGARFKGQGNDLVLDTVSFYKPTQPGAYPLVLATYEIVCSKYPDSATGAAVKAFMEATIGPGQEGLDQYGYIPLPKSFESKLETAVNAIS; this is translated from the coding sequence TTGAGCCTGCTGGCGATCAGTGCCCTGGTGCTGGCGGGATGCAGCGGCAAAACGACCAGCTCATCGTCGGACGCCAATAGCGGGTCGGTAACTGTGAACTGCGGCGGCAAGAAGAAACTGCATGCCAGCGGGTCCACCGCGCAGGTGCACGCCATCGAGCAATTTGTCTACGCCTACATCCGGGCATGCCCTGGTTACACGCTCGACTACGCGGCGAACGGCTCCGGCAAAGGGGTGGAGGAGTTCGTCAGCAACGAAACGGACCTGGCCGGCTCCGACAAGCCGCTGGATCCGTCGAAGGGTCAGCCCGACCGGGCCGCGGCGCGATGTGGTTCGCCGGCGTGGGATTTGCCTGCGGTTTTCGGCCCGATCGCGATCACCTACAACATCAAAGACGTCAGCACGCTGAACCTGGACGCCCCCACCATCGCGAAGATCTTCAACGGCGGCATCACGATGTGGAACGACCCGGCGATCAAGGCGCTCAACGGCGACACCAATCTGCCCGCAACACCGATCCACGTCATCTTCCGCAGCGACAAGTCTGGCACTACGGCCAACTTCCAGGATTATCTCGATGCCGCATCCGATGGCGCGTGGGGCAAAGGCACCGGCGAGGTGTTCAACGGCGGTGTCGGTGACGGCTACAACGGAAATGACGGCACCTCCGCGGCCGTCAAGAGCACGGATGGGGCGATCACCTACAACGAATGGTCCTACGCGGTGGGGCGACAGTTGAGCATGGCTCAGATCATTACGTCGGCCGGCCCTGATCCGGTAGCGATCACGACCGACTCGGTCGGCAAGACGATTGCCGGGGCCCGGTTCAAGGGTCAGGGCAACGACCTGGTGCTCGATACGGTGTCGTTCTACAAGCCGACGCAGCCGGGCGCCTACCCGCTGGTGCTGGCGACCTATGAGATCGTGTGCTCGAAGTACCCGGATTCGGCAACCGGCGCCGCCGTAAAAGCGTTTATGGAAGCCACAATCGGTCCGGGCCAAGAGGGCTTAGACCAATATGGATACATTCCGCTGCCGAAGTCGTTTGAGTCGAAATTGGAGACGGCGGTGAACGCTATCTCGTGA
- the pstA gene encoding phosphate ABC transporter permease PstA translates to MRSVALDQPVKAPVFRGISIGRRLKNAFATTLFFTSFLIAMVPLVWLLWVVVKRGWYAVTRAGWWTHSLRGVLPEQFAGGVYHAIYGTVVQATVAAILAVPLGLMVGVYLAEYGPDRLTRLTTFMVDVLAGVPSIVAALFIFSLWIATLGFEQSAFAVSLALVLLMLPIVVRATEEMLKLVPDELREASYALGIPKWKTIVRIVIPTALPGIISGVFLSIARVIGETAPVLVLVGYSRSINYDIFNGNMASLPLLIYTELDNPEHAGYLRVWGAALTLIVVVAAVNLVAGGIRVFASRPR, encoded by the coding sequence ATGAGGTCAGTCGCGCTTGACCAGCCGGTCAAAGCGCCGGTGTTTCGCGGCATCAGCATCGGTCGACGACTCAAAAATGCCTTTGCGACAACGCTTTTCTTTACCTCGTTCCTCATCGCAATGGTGCCGCTGGTGTGGTTGCTCTGGGTCGTCGTCAAGCGAGGCTGGTATGCCGTCACCCGGGCCGGCTGGTGGACCCACTCGTTGCGAGGTGTATTGCCCGAGCAGTTCGCCGGCGGGGTGTACCACGCGATCTACGGGACAGTAGTGCAGGCCACGGTGGCCGCGATTCTCGCCGTTCCCCTGGGCTTGATGGTCGGGGTTTACCTGGCCGAATATGGCCCCGATCGGCTGACGCGGCTGACCACCTTCATGGTCGACGTGCTCGCCGGGGTGCCTTCGATCGTCGCGGCGTTGTTCATCTTCAGTCTGTGGATCGCCACCCTGGGATTCGAGCAGAGCGCCTTCGCGGTCTCGCTGGCATTGGTATTGCTGATGTTGCCGATCGTGGTGCGCGCCACCGAGGAGATGCTCAAGCTGGTGCCCGACGAACTGCGCGAGGCCAGCTACGCCTTAGGGATTCCGAAATGGAAGACGATCGTGCGGATCGTCATCCCCACCGCGCTGCCGGGCATCATCTCCGGTGTCTTTTTGTCGATCGCGCGCGTCATCGGCGAAACCGCCCCGGTGCTGGTACTCGTCGGGTACAGCCGCTCGATCAACTATGACATCTTCAACGGCAACATGGCCTCGCTGCCGCTGCTGATCTACACCGAACTCGACAATCCCGAACACGCCGGCTACCTGCGGGTCTGGGGCGCCGCCCTGACCCTGATCGTCGTCGTGGCCGCCGTCAACCTGGTCGCCGGGGGGATCCGAGTATTCGCAAGCCGACCGCGGTGA
- the pstC gene encoding phosphate ABC transporter permease subunit PstC: MAKESLTRRAGPGGSTPLTAINVRAARREDRLFKAVAVAAGLTVVAAIGLIATFLLLRAVPSLRANHANFLTSAKFDTTDPDNLAFGIRDLFMVTVLSSVFALVLAMPVAIGIAVFLAQYVPARVSRPLGAMVDLLAAVPSIIFGLWGIFVLAPQLQPVALFLNRELGWLFLFKKGNVSLAGGGSIFTAGIVLAVMILPIITSVSREVFQQTPITHIEAAQALGATKWEVVRMTVLPYGRSGVVAASMLGLGRALGETVAVLIILRSTVHGGNWSLFDGGYTFASKIASAATEFSQPLPTGAYISAGFALFVLTFIVNAGARAIAGGKVNA; encoded by the coding sequence ATGGCCAAAGAATCGCTCACCCGGCGGGCCGGCCCCGGGGGGTCAACGCCGCTGACGGCGATCAACGTGCGCGCAGCACGGCGGGAAGACCGGCTATTCAAGGCGGTAGCGGTTGCTGCCGGTTTGACGGTCGTCGCTGCGATCGGGTTGATCGCGACCTTCCTACTGCTGCGCGCGGTACCGTCGCTGCGCGCGAACCACGCCAACTTCTTGACCAGTGCCAAGTTCGACACCACCGATCCCGACAACCTGGCGTTCGGCATCCGTGACCTGTTCATGGTCACGGTACTGAGCTCGGTGTTCGCGTTGGTACTGGCCATGCCGGTGGCGATCGGGATCGCGGTGTTCCTCGCCCAGTACGTGCCGGCAAGAGTCTCGCGCCCACTTGGCGCGATGGTCGATCTGCTGGCCGCGGTGCCGTCGATCATCTTCGGGTTGTGGGGGATCTTTGTGCTGGCGCCGCAACTCCAGCCGGTTGCGTTGTTTCTCAATCGCGAACTTGGATGGCTGTTTCTGTTCAAAAAGGGCAACGTGTCGCTGGCCGGTGGCGGGAGCATCTTCACGGCCGGCATCGTCCTTGCGGTGATGATCTTGCCGATCATCACCTCGGTATCGCGGGAAGTGTTCCAGCAGACGCCAATTACGCACATCGAGGCAGCGCAGGCGCTTGGCGCCACGAAGTGGGAAGTGGTGCGCATGACCGTCCTGCCGTACGGGCGCAGCGGTGTCGTGGCGGCGTCAATGCTGGGTCTGGGCCGCGCCTTGGGCGAAACCGTGGCGGTGCTGATCATCCTGCGTTCGACCGTGCACGGCGGAAATTGGTCGCTGTTCGATGGCGGGTATACATTCGCCTCCAAGATCGCTTCTGCCGCCACTGAATTCAGCCAACCGTTGCCGACTGGCGCCTACATCTCAGCCGGATTTGCCCTGTTCGTGCTTACCTTTATCGTCAACGCCGGTGCCCGCGCGATCGCGGGCGGAAAGGTCAACGCATGA
- the pstS gene encoding phosphate ABC transporter substrate-binding protein PstS gives MKLNRFGAALGVVATGALVLSACGTENNVKQGQPTSGGSAAKVNCGGSKTLKASGSTAQANAMARFVNAFEQACPGQTLNYTANGSGAGITEFIGKQTDFGGSDVPLSAEEHSKAQQRCGSPAWDLPVVFGPIAVTYNIKGLSTLALDGPTTAKIFNGTIKNWDDPAIKALNAGATLPAEQIHVVFRSDQSGTTANFQEYLDAASNGAWGKGSGKTFNGGVGEGAKGNDGTSAAVKRTEGAITYNEWSFAQAQKLNMAKIVTSASPEPVSISPDSVGKTISGATIKGQGNDLVLDTMSFYKPTQAGAYPIVLATYEIVCSKYPESDVGTAVKAFLQATIGPGQAGLADNGYIPIPDGFKPRLSTAINAIS, from the coding sequence TTGAAACTCAACCGATTTGGCGCTGCGCTCGGTGTCGTGGCCACCGGCGCGCTGGTGTTGTCCGCGTGTGGCACCGAGAACAACGTGAAGCAAGGACAGCCGACGTCCGGCGGCTCGGCGGCAAAGGTGAATTGTGGCGGGTCGAAGACGCTCAAGGCCAGCGGCTCGACCGCCCAGGCCAACGCGATGGCGCGCTTTGTCAACGCGTTCGAACAGGCGTGCCCAGGTCAAACGCTGAACTACACCGCCAACGGGTCGGGTGCGGGGATTACCGAATTTATCGGCAAGCAAACCGATTTCGGCGGTTCAGACGTACCGCTGAGCGCGGAGGAACACAGCAAGGCCCAGCAGCGGTGTGGTTCGCCAGCATGGGACCTGCCGGTGGTGTTCGGCCCGATCGCGGTCACCTACAACATCAAAGGCCTAAGCACACTGGCTCTCGACGGGCCGACGACCGCCAAGATTTTCAACGGCACCATCAAAAACTGGGATGACCCCGCGATCAAGGCGCTCAACGCCGGCGCGACCTTGCCGGCTGAGCAGATCCATGTCGTGTTCCGCAGCGACCAGTCCGGCACCACCGCCAACTTCCAGGAATACCTTGACGCCGCATCCAACGGTGCATGGGGCAAGGGCTCCGGGAAGACGTTCAACGGCGGTGTCGGCGAAGGTGCGAAGGGCAATGACGGCACATCCGCGGCGGTGAAGAGAACCGAGGGCGCGATCACCTACAACGAGTGGTCGTTCGCCCAAGCGCAAAAGTTGAACATGGCGAAGATCGTCACCTCGGCGAGCCCCGAGCCGGTGTCGATCAGCCCGGATTCGGTCGGCAAGACGATCTCCGGCGCAACGATCAAGGGGCAGGGTAACGACTTGGTGCTCGACACGATGTCGTTCTACAAGCCCACCCAGGCCGGCGCCTATCCGATCGTGCTGGCGACGTATGAGATCGTCTGCTCGAAATACCCGGAGTCCGATGTCGGCACTGCGGTCAAGGCGTTTTTGCAGGCCACCATCGGTCCCGGTCAGGCGGGCCTGGCGGACAACGGGTATATCCCGATTCCGGATGGGTTCAAGCCACGGTTGTCGACCGCGATCAACGCCATCTCGTAA